Genomic DNA from Lepeophtheirus salmonis chromosome 9, UVic_Lsal_1.4, whole genome shotgun sequence:
atgacgtcaatattaaaaggttggtggaagttaaacatcagtcgtatacgcgttatggtatatccttgcatttctattaaccttggtctaTAGTAGTTATTTACTTAGGCTTCTCCATTCGGGGATTTGGATCATGATActgagaaataataaatatttgtgctgcaaataaaaagaaattaaatattatttatattagtcaTAAGGTAAATCATGTTCGAGTTTTCTTATCATAGTATAATcatgctttaatataaaaatgaattaaaatctgaaaaaataataattgtagaaGGATTAGCATTCAAGTCCTGCAAATCCTGGAATGGTTACAAATCCATCTGAGTaaatctctttcttttttccaatGTTGAGAGCCAACGCCATTAACTTTTCTGCAGAAACGGGATGCCAGTCTCCAAAGGTACATGCCTCTCCAGTTTCTGTTTGAATTCCATGGTAATGACATTTATTAGAATAGCGGAGGGAtggaatatattcaaaactcctAACAATGCTGCAATGTTGAATTGCAATAGCTAGTCCCAAAAAGCCAGAAGTCGTTGGATTTGGAACCATCGGCCATTTTGAATGAGATTGGATCCAGTCCCAGATGGACCATAGACTTCCTGGATGTAAAAGATACAAAGGTTCTTCTGGTTTCATGCGTCGCTTTGCAAAAAAGTTCTCAAAAAATGGCTTATATGGATGTGAGTACCACTCTGAAACACTAGCAGTATAATTATTTGGGTCCCAAACCAGTACTGGAGAGGATGAATATAGGCTTTCAGGAGCCAGAAATCCGTATTCAGGCAAAGACGGAACTTTGCTATTGATAACACGAAGAGAAGTTTTCGAACCTACGTCTTTTTCGAATCCAGATGTAGGACCATCATTAAAGCGTATTATTAAATCATGACTGTCAATAAAGGTTCCGTGTCCAGAGTTAATCAAAGAACCAGAATTTGTCACTACAGCACAGCTGTTGTATGTTTTGTTACTAAGAAAAGGACTGGACCTGAAGAATTGATCTAATTGCTTAGTTCTAAAAAATGGAtcaccttttttaaagatatgaaacttaactttttttttcatatcacaGAGAAGCTCTGATGGGGACCGGCTGATATTTAGCAATGATCCCCTCCAACCCTTGAACTCgacttgaaatttattttcaaaatctccAGCAAGGATCTTCTTTCCATTATCCATAACAGTTTGACGCAGATTGGAGATGACTTTCCTTTCAAAGGCCTTACTCCTCCTCATTTCCTCAGACTCTTCTTCACCAACCTTTGCTTCAAGTTTACTTTTCGGTTCATTGTCATTTATTTGAACAGTGGATCGTGAACTGTAAATGTCTTTAGAGTCCTCTAATTTGGAGACTGTTTGCCAGAGAGTACACCAGGTAATGAAGAGATTGGTTAAGACTAAGAGGAAGAGAAATACAATATACCGAAGGAAATTCATGGCTCCGTTCGTGTTATGAATATGACTCTCtactctgtatttttttataaaattatttcatatgttAAGTATTAATTGATTACATCTGGATATTTCTCTCTTATTGTCTACCTACTTTTCAAATTGATATAATGATCTGCACCTACTATTAAAACTGAGATCtctgagaaataaatattgtaaatctCATTTCAGAATTACacatatgtattcatttttacttCTTGCTTAGCATTTCCAATTCCCCATTTCTGAGGTACGTACTAGCCCTCCATTAGTGAACATCTTTTTCACAATGCACTTAGTCAACCGACTGCTGGGAaagacagacatattttgacaaaacacgtaaccaatcatattctatgacgtcaatattaaaagcgtggtggaagtcaaacatcagtcgtacacgcgttatggaaTAAGTTTGTATTTAACCTTGACATTTAATATAGGTATAGATGCTaaagatacaattttaattacatGAGTTTATTGATGATATTTCACATGTGATGATTGGTTGTTCTTATTGTAATaacattcttcctttttttttaaatagaaattgagttttgattaaaattattttttcgtagCTAGGGCTGTAAGATTTATTCATGTGAAGAAGAAGTCTATCCCGTCAAATTGAATAAAGCATTTCTTATTGTAGCTGTGAAAAGTACCTAAATATATTAAcacatttgattaaatttttctttattgaacTTTTCAGTTCATATTGAAGTAAAGGATGATTTCCCATAAAGATCTGAATTGaatgatgtataaataaatattttccattgttttgaTCAAACAACTTCCAGCTTCAAAAACATTCACTGTAAGCACGGTATTTACAACAGTGTCTGGAGGATTatctaaatgtatatatttttttacaaaaatatcaaaaaaaaaaattgaaaattaaattttaatttttggaaaaagatttcaaccattcatagttattcttaaaaaatttaattattcgggaaaaaaaaaaaatcacagttattcacaaaaaaaaaaatatttaaatttaaaaagcaaaGATTCTTTGGGGGGGGGCGGGGGGCACAAAAGCCACAAAAGGTCGTGCTGTATCCGTAGAGACATCACAATGTATAATGGATTTGCTTGAAAGACAAGGCTGATGTTCAAATTTGAGTGACGAGTCGGTGGATGTTGTCCCACCAGTTCTTCAGCCTCTTCTTGTAACTTTGCCAGGGCATCCACTTTGGTAACTACATGAAGAGACGGCCTCAAAAGTGCATATACCACCATATTTGCTACACCTAGAACGTGTCTAATGTCGATTGTGAACTGAGATATGAAAGTCAAGTAAGTGCCTTATATCACTTGGGAAATTCCTATTGGACAGACACACGAATTCATAGGTCATCGGTTTGTTGTGATCTGTTAACACATAAAATATCCGCCCCTGCACAAATCATTGAAAGTGTTTGATAGGTAGATACATGGGAAATAATTCTCGATCAAATTTGCTATATCTTACTTTGGTggatttaaatttctttgaaaagaatGTAAGTGGTTGCCTTATATTTTGTGTTCTTTGTTGTAGCACTGCACTAACTCTGACGTCTGATGGGCCGACCATGATATTAATGAGAGATATAGGGCATGGATGTACTAACAAAGTAGCATTTGCGATTGCAATTTTTGTACTAGCAAAAGCTAAATCAGCGTCGGAAGACCAAGTTAGAAATGTGTCCTTTCCTTTCTTGCCTCCCATCATCTGATACAGAGGTTCCAAAACCATAGTAcaatttttgagaaaacaaTGAGTGTATGTTATCATTCTAATTAACTCACACAGTTTTCGTAGTGACGGTGGACGAGGAAAATTAACAATTCTTTGTAGCTTGTCTATAACAGGTTTGATACCATTACAATCAAAAACATATCTGAGGAAGATCAATGAGGGTTTCCcaagttcaaattttttctgGGTTAGTTGTTCAACCGAATTCTTGTAGAGACTGTAATGGTTCCTTAAGTTCCTCATGATGTTGTTCTTCTAAATCTATTGCAACaactaaaatattcaattacaaacaaaatttgCTCAATAAATCTTCGAAACGTTTGAGCTGCGTTGTAGATTCCTAATGATATTCTGATAAACTCGAACATACCAAATGAGAGGAAAAGCAGTGATGTGGATCGACGAAAGTGAAGTAGATACTCTTAGATGATAAAGTTTGGTCAAACCATCAATAAGTTGTGATCTTCGTACATCCGGCAACAAGTCAAAATAACACCGAAAAGCGGGTCCTAGGATGGAGTGTGCGACATCAACGATTCTGAATATTAATCGAAACGTGCAGCAAAGACCTAAATCAAGGGTCATTGAACGCTGACCATATTTAGCTATAGATGAAGAGTTGGCTGCCGTCAAAGAAGCTTCTCTTTGGAATTGCTTCCCATCTGCTGGAGGGCCTTTATAAGACTTAATTCAGCTCCAGTATCCACAAGAAATTGTTGTTTGGATAAAGAAAAGACGACTGCGGGTTCCCTCTTGCCGTTTCCTGCCCAAGAGTAGGGGCTTTTACATTTACTTTCTTTTGCACCAAAGTGTTTGTGCTACAAACAAAGTCCAGATATTGCATCGTGTTGAATTGATATGCTTCTACTTCTCCCGTTGTGTTCATTCATGAGCGAGTGAGCAGAtcacataaatacaaatcttaTACATCCGTCAACATTTTTCACTAAAAGGTCcaaatgagcaattttttgaggaataaaaagATCACTACTCACTCATTTTTTCATTCCACTCATTACATATAGCCAGCGATTTaagaaacaaactaaaaaatgcataaattccACATGGGCTACGTAGTCCTTATAATTATGATCATATATTTAAACcgtgtgtgttttttagctggctcgttaatttgtaatttctaatataaataaggaattttcttttacttagtagttgtcattattatttaattcctgagtagtgaaaataaataaattcaattatattcaaacctgtTTCAACATTCGTGAGTGCTCCTAAAAAATTGAGCATAACCATGAGTTGCAGAGTTATCATTGCAAAAGTATTAAATGGTAATGTAGAAATTGTAagtatttagatataaatttatttaatatatatgaaatatacctTTAAGAAATATTGTGGATGATTGATTACTACATAAAGGTCGACTACATTCGGATCGAACTGTATTTAAGCCAAATTAGTGTTAAGGAATATAAGCTGGCTGACTTTAGTTGGACTTAAATAATTTCTACGATCAAAGATTGTTTGTTCTGTCTTGCTGGAGACAGGTTCACATGGGATAGATGTAgcaataatgcaaaaaaaaatgaactcatTTACCTAATCTAGGATAAATAATCCCTCGAATTTGGAACCAGACTAGATGGTCCAAAATTCTTGATAATAAAGATTCTGCTACAAAAGCACGAACTTCTGAAATTGCATCTGAAGAGACATTATCAAATCCTAACAGTCTAGATCTAAATAGATCTAGAAATTGGACTTCCCCCTTCACTGACATGAATTTGAAGGGAAAGAACGAGGTTTTAAATCCCTATTCCGAATATTATTGAAGGAGTACTGTACTCCTTGTATTAATCAatagcttttttataaatttgtgtatatataaaatagtgttAAGATGAGTGTCCTTAATGTGAGCCAATGCTGCTGAACCTAGTAGGCTAAAATTTGGGGTGGATGCCTTTTTTGAGACTGGTTATACTAATAAAGAAGTACTGATTTTTTAATGGGGGGAAGGAGGGGGGATATGTtatacccaaaatacaaaaaccctGTATTGGAGCTCAAaaagactagatagggggttgagttataaataaaaaagtgattggCGTGTCAAAAAGAACAACTATACATAAAACTACATTTCCTAAATTTGTGGTAAattttatgagcaaaaaaagaatttggagaaaattgtaatttcgttgttttttttttgttttagtgctaaaataaatgaagttccaataaaatattggattcgtaaaaaaaagaataataaagatTGTAGAAGTTTGtgtggagattcgtttgcatataaatttaccatgtaaaaatggatgtttaactgaaatatctgtcattctatgaataactattcaactttttctcattatttcatcaaacgtcaattgtcactttttaagaataaatgccAGTAATCGATATATTTTGAACAGACAATTTTAGACTcaaacatacataatacataattttcaatttcccaaatattttgttgcataatctttgcaatatttgcaaaaatgaacctgttgtggagggttattttttcgacgacattatttcccatatttttgttttgtttttgcaagatCTGCAATCAGATCGAATGCTTTAGGAGGAATTGCTGCGGCTAAAAGTGCAAACTTTGTCCTCCTAAACGTTATTTTTCTTAGCTCAAATTTGATTTCAAGACGACGAAACCAACATTCAGGATTGGATGTTATGAATGGCAAAGTGCGATAATTAATTGTTGCTTAGTTTGAAACTACCTGCGGCGATATCTCGGAACTATTAcgtatttttgtcatttaatgaCGTCGGAGTCACCAAAGTAGCCGTGATGGTCTCTATCTAAGTTTTTACATAAGACAGTTTATTGACTCGCTAAATGTATATcccttaataaaatagaaacaacGCATACCCTACTGGCTACTTGGCAAATGTGCGAGAGTAGCGCGTCCACCAAAGGCTTCAGTCTGTATCAACGAAagagataagtaaataaatctgcaaaaaattaaatatttcaacgaAGATTAGCTAGGTAAGTTGGTTATAGTAAACTTTAAGCCCCGTAAACGACGCTTTCATATTACTTCCACATTTTAATGGCTTGATAAAGCATTTCCCTACTTCAACAAAGAAGACTTAGCTCATTTCCTTTTCAGCGTCCTTAACTCAAAATGAAAACGGCTGTTCTGCAATAAATTGTTCCAACAATTGGAAAGCCAACCGTTTCCATTTCTTAAGATTTCTTCTTAACGATAGTATCTGCAAAAGATGgattcataatttattgtcGAGCCGATTTAAGAGGAATTTTGAGTGACTCATGCAACTTTAGTCTTAGACTTTATGATAAGCATTTTGAAGACTGCATATTCATGAATgctgcttcaaaaaaaaaaaaaagaagaagactgATATCTAATGCAATTCCCACTATGGCCGATGTACCAAATCCTCCtccttcccccctcccccaagtAACTCTCCTCAACATCGTCTTTTTCTAGGACATATTCAAGATAAGAGCCCAACTTTTTTGACTTTACTTGAAAGACATTCAGCAGGTATGATTATGATATATACTTATAAGAAGATATAgggttttaaaaaacatttttttgcagaTAACATTTGCATTGATGTCTCTACAGTCTCTACACCCGGTAAATCCAAAGAACTGTCTCTAATGCTAAAACTCAGACAAtatatctatttcaaaaatgtgacgataaaaatattgcaggaagaaaaaaagtctAAACTCACACCTCTGACAAATGTGAAACACATAATCTCTTCAATGTAGCCCTACCTTTCTAAACTGCAACATTTCCTTATCTCTATTCCACTATAAATCTCAAATGCAAATTTTTGGTGTGTGTGGTAACTACAAAAGTTCATGTACtacagatttttttcttttgtttcatcAATACAGGCCTGAATGTTAAAGTTCCACGTGAATGAAGGGTTCTGTCCTAATTTGCTAAGGCTATTGGTATTGAGATGTATCACTTTGGACGAAAAGGATCCAATGTTCAACTTAATTGTATGTAGATAAGATATCATGGCGCCAATTTGTAGATTTTGACCCCATCAATGTGCTGGAGAGAATCaagcattataatattttgatggatATTGTTGAAGAAATCCCAACAAGTTACATGTTGCTTCTTGAGAGACATGCAGTAACCTATGCATAAAGCTAACTGTGTTTACAACTGAGATTGAAACCAGTGCAATGTTTTTGTGGCTGAAAAGATACGATACAGACTCATCAACACTTTTCCGTGCAGGACGTGTGATGCCAAAATATGTCAAGCAACTTCTACTCCTTCCGTCACTTATCATGCAATGGGATTCTGAatggtatatataaaaatggtcTCCAACACTTTACCAAGACTTAATATTTGTGAAAAGTTAGCTCGACTAATTGTTCGTACTTTGCTGCACTATAAagtcaaatgaataaataaccaGCTAATGAACACTATCAAAAAGAGCCAAAATAAACTAAGAATTATCAAGTATTCGTAACTGTTGTCACATATTAACATCATGTCATATAAATTTGCGATAAATATCCTTTCAGATAATACTTTATATCATCATTGTGATTATTCGAAACCCACTGGATATCAATATTAGTCATAATATCGTCTGTCTTACTAGACCTCTATATGTACATGCTCTGTGGTAACAACTTCAATTGAGTCAAAATTATGCATTGAAGTGAAGGAATCAAATCAGCCTACTCCTTCAAAGGTAGGATCAACCATTTTGTCACTAGGTGCATCTTCAATTGAGTCTAAAGTTTGCATTTTGACCCCATCAATGTGCTGGAGAGAATCAGAActgcattataatatttttcgatGGATATTGTTGAAGAAATTTAGATCCCAATCTAAGTTATTTAAGATCGTCCGTGTATGgtttttaattagtaaattttaattaatagctCCACGATCCGATTTGACTGATTACTCCTCACTGATAAAAAgagctttaataatatttgtgaaaagGATTAGCGACTCTGTGATTACTGAAGTATTCGTAACTGTTGTCTATTAACTCATGTCATATAAATTTGCGataaaggaatataaattatgtcaatATTGTAGGATAAgtctaaaacaaaataaaaagacccCAGTTTCATCTGTCCAGTCTTAATAAAATGTGTCGTTCCAGGACTTGTCTTTTATGGAGACTACAACAGCTTAAATgccataattattaattactactAAATGGTAACTACATACGTCACTTGGGTCGCTGaagtttgataataattgataacCTCTATGAAAGAGACAGGATGACTTAAGGTTAAAATGTAGGAGgtgtgtgactagaacgtattattatgTTTGTAATGACTAGTGATCAAGGTTGTACCCGGTTCacgttcagcggttctatcggtgccagttctttcatttcaacagtttcggtctcggttctttttttaaatcaatttggtAACAGAGAattaaaacaaggggcgtcgCTAGAAAATTTGGGTCCAGAAAACTATAATAGAtaccgggtgtcccgaaagtcttgaGCGGTACCTTCGATGGCTTTTTTCGGGGGttcagagactttttacgtaaatgttgcataaataaaggttaaagcccgttttcagattaacaagttttgtttcaataagaTTTCgcaattcataattgtttttgacctggaggctaaaagacatgaagtagctgctctgcttcgtgcaggaatcagccacaaggagatctctgaggccTCCAGTATGTCCGCTAGTACCATTGGCAGGATCAAAGGAGGTTGGACAAGGGGAAGGCAttgaagacaagcctcgaagtaggagacctgtctttaaggccaccaaggccactaagaagaagatcaggccccagatcaagataaaccctcttctgagcatcagaacaattgccaagaagaacaacatgggtaagactactgctgccaacattgccaaggacattgggggcaagaccttggtccgcaccacccgtcccatgttatccatggccaatatggaggccagatacaCCCAATGCAAtaagattttgaacaacatgaaaagcaatggggacagaattctcattttttccgatgataaaacttttatagtggatccagtcttcaaccgcaaaaatgatcgctacattagccttaatggttatgtggaatctgagaaatatgtgtccatgaccaagcacccagccagcatcatgatgcttggagttgttggctcagatggtaaagccatacctccagtcttcttccgagagggctacaggctcacctcggagaactacatcaaggtgctcaaAACCAAGGTGatcccatggatcaggaaggagtatcctggcaagagggtgtgtttccagcaggatggggcgcctgcacacacagccaagaacacccagaagtggttgaaggagaatgtgaaattctggcctaaggacttctggcccctcctcccccgacctgaaccccttggatttcagcatctgggcgcacattgagaggtaggcttgcaaaaaaaagccacagcagtaccaaagctctcaaggccagtatcaccaaggcATGGAACAAGATGGACCCCAtctacatcaagaacacctgctcctccttctgTCCCCGTGTTGTGGTTGTTATGGAAGCTAAAtgccaaattgttaaaaaacatattatagcttataaccaagcgaagtttttttattaaaaacatttctctgtatctctacttttagtccttgtagatcttaatgaagttggaagttagaaatcagtcaggactttccggacaTCGGATACATATAGAGCCGCAGCTACCTCAAACTAAGATTGCATTGTTCCCCAAGTTCCAACAAGTACGCCAGCAATTAAGCTAGCTTCaaacaatggttttcaaaatgATGTCCGTGAGGTGAGTCAAGGGGGGATTGTGCAGGAAAATGGAGAAGATAGAAGCATTCTtaggtatttctttttattcacgcacatcaataaaaaaaggcgTGGTCAACGATTTTTGTTGCCAGAAAATGCTGTTGGGGGATTGTGCAGGAAAATGGAGAAGATAGAAGCATTCTTAGGTATTTCTTCCACCagcatacattcgatattgcatgtaaatctattcataaaaaaggtttgttctcGTTGGATCCTGCACAATTTGACAATTGCTCAAAAGAAGGCTTGTACCGATTGTTGCAAGGAAAGGTTGAAAAAATACGCTTGCGgtgcttcaaaagacgtttataagatTGTCACAGATGACGAATCATATATCTATGCGTATGAGCCCGcaacaaaacaacaatcgacCGTGTGGGTCCTCGAAAACGATCCAAATGCAACAAAAGTTGTTTGTGGAAGAAAcacttcgaagcaaatggtcGCCTCTTTCTTCGGCAAAACTGGGCATGTGGTGACTGTTCCACTTGAGCGTCGTAGGATGGTCAGTTCTGAGTCgtacatcacaatttgtttgcctaaagtcttcggagaaattcgaaaaacgaacaagagaagacgaatcattgttcaccatgGCAATGCGAGCTCTCACACATTGGCTCAAACCATCGCCTTTTTGACCGGCGAAAACGTCGAATTGAGGAGTCTTCCGCCGTACAGCCCTGACTTGGCacccaatgacttctttttattcacgcacatcaataaaaaaaggcgTGGTCAACGATTTTTGTTGCCAGAAAAGGCTGTTGAAAcgtttaaaaaccattttttgtaggtgtctcaatcggagtggaaaaagagcttcgacaattggtttgagcgcatgcaaaagtgtataaaccatgctggagaatactttgaaaaacaaaaaaaaccattatttgcGTTTTTCCTGctatttttaggtaaaaaatatattcatttattcgaGTAAAGGCCATGTAGCGCATGGAGCAACTTTAGCCTAAGGAAATAGCATGGtcagtatttttcatattttttcgcAAGATGTTGTTTTTCCTACGAAGTCATTCATTAACTTCTACTGAAGACGATAACACGTATTTTATGTTTatcgtaattatatttatattctagtcttataaagttatatttagtaaactattttactttttaattataaattaattatgtcagaTATCAGAAATAATGTTTCGGAGTCTTTGGATAATTATTTAGTACGTAAGCTCTGCAATCTGTCCTTCGAGGTAGCAgattatctttttgatgatGCAAATGCCCCTTATAATACATCAATCAGATTACCATCTAAGAGGAGTCTGAGTTTCTTAAAATGATGGTCAAATTTAAGAGACTCGTGCTCCTCTATCCTCCGGAAATTCAATCcatatttagtaattaatacTGATGCATCAAAGTAAGGGTTGGACATCCCTTTTTTTGGATGGGTGGTTCAAGCAAGGAGGATTGTCTCTAGAGGAGATAAAGAAATAGATatctaacttaataaaaactaaaggaacAGACCATTAATAGCCACTTAtccacttaagaaataaattaaaattgccaATAGTCGA
This window encodes:
- the LOC121124515 gene encoding beta-galactoside alpha-2,6-sialyltransferase 2, translating into MNFLRYIVFLFLLVLTNLFITWCTLWQTVSKLEDSKDIYSSRSTVQINDNEPKSKLEAKVGEEESEEMRRSKAFERKVISNLRQTVMDNGKKILAGDFENKFQVEFKGWRGSLLNISRSPSELLCDMKKKVKFHIFKKGDPFFRTKQLDQFFRSSPFLSNKTYNSCAVVTNSGSLINSGHGTFIDSHDLIIRFNDGPTSGFEKDVGSKTSLRVINSKVPSLPEYGFLAPESLYSSSPVLVWDPNNYTASVSEWYSHPYKPFFENFFAKRRMKPEEPLYLLHPGSLWSIWDWIQSHSKWPMVPNPTTSGFLGLAIAIQHCSIVRSFEYIPSLRYSNKCHYHGIQTETGEACTFGDWHPVSAEKLMALALNIGKKKEIYSDGFVTIPGFAGLEC